The following nucleotide sequence is from Flavimarina sp. Hel_I_48.
GAGCTAATTTTTAGGCGAAATCTCTATTTTAGCAGTATCTAAGTTTGACGTTTAACCTCACTTTTCCCTTTGGAATATACCATAAAATACAAAACCATAAACCAGTATAAAAAGCCGGTGCAGCGCGCATACTGGCAGTTTCTGATCGTTCCCGAAACGAACGATTCTCAAAACCTGGGGGAGTCCTCATTTAAAAATTCGCTGGATATCCCGGTACAAAATTCAATAAATGGTTACGGATTTGAGACGTATAGGGTCGCACCCAACAAAATTTTCCAGAGCATAGAATTTGAAGCAGAATTTCGTCTTACAAAAGAAATTCTAAATCCTTTCGGAAATCTTGATTATCGCGATCCTGCTATCGATTTTCAAGAAATTAGCTCCCTTGAATTCCGAAGCGACCATGAACGCTTTTTAAAAGAAACACAAAGTACCGCCCTTCCCAAAAATTCAGAACTGTCTTTTAAATTCGATAGTTCCATTTCCTTATTTGACAATCTTAAAAAGCTCAATGCCTGGATCTTCAACACATTTACCTTCAAGCCGCAGGTAACGCAGATCAATACCAATCTCAGCGAGATTTTAGAACATAAACACGGCGTTTGTCAGGATTTTACACATCTCTTTTGTGCCCTTGCGCGTAAAAACGGTATGCCCACACGCTATGTTTCAGGTTATTTACATCAGGGAATTGGCTATTTAGGGGATTCACAAATGCACGCCTGGGCAGAGAGTTTTGTGCCTGGTGCTGGCTGGGTGGGTTTCGATCCTACAAATAACCTGCTTGCGGCAGAAAATCACATTAAGGTCGGGCATGGCAAGGATTATGCAGATTGTCCACCCCTCAAAGGTGTCGTATATACTGCCGGCGGCAATACTACTTCCTATACGGTTGAGGTCATTGCTGATCAGGAAGGAATGCGCCAGGTTCAAAATGGCGATGGCAGTATGCAACAGGAAATGGGCACAATGGTTCAAAAAATGGAATTCAGGGATTTATTCCAAAAAAACGACCTGCCTGACCAATAATCTCTGTTTTACGGTAATTTAAATCCTTCCGAGGGTAAAAAATATCAATCAGTTTGCCATAAAAACTGCCTCACAGGCTATAAAAACGGTACCTTCGCCTTAATTTAGATTGAGGTTTTTTATTTTACGGAACGTCATTCAAATCAGCATTCACGAATTTTTCAAGGTTAAAAAATATACTAATGGTTACTACAGATCAGGTTAAAGATCTTAAACAGCGCATAGAATCACTTAAACATTATTTAGGTATAGAGCAAAAACGTGTTGAGATACAAAATGAGGAAGAAAAGACCTTTGATCCACATTTTTGGGACGACCCTAAAAAAGCCGAACTCATCATGCGCGAAATTCGCGGAAAGAAAAACTGGGTAGAGGACTATAATAAAACCAAAACCTGGACAGAAGAGCTGGAAGTGCTGCTGGAGTTTCACAAGGAAGGAGATGCATCTGATGAGGATGTGGAAACGCAGTATGAAAAAACGGCCAACCTAATTGAGAAAATGGAGTTTAAGAACATGCTTTCTGAAGAGGGAGATGACCTGAGTGCCGTTTTACAGATCACAGCGGGTGCCGGTGGTACAGAAAGTTGTGACTGGGCCTCGATGCTTATGCGCATGTACCTCATGTGGAGCGAGAAAAACGGCTATAAAATCAAAGAACTAAACTATCAGGAAGGTGATGTGGCGGGTATTAAAACGGTCACGCTTGAGAT
It contains:
- a CDS encoding transglutaminase-like domain-containing protein, whose amino-acid sequence is MEYTIKYKTINQYKKPVQRAYWQFLIVPETNDSQNLGESSFKNSLDIPVQNSINGYGFETYRVAPNKIFQSIEFEAEFRLTKEILNPFGNLDYRDPAIDFQEISSLEFRSDHERFLKETQSTALPKNSELSFKFDSSISLFDNLKKLNAWIFNTFTFKPQVTQINTNLSEILEHKHGVCQDFTHLFCALARKNGMPTRYVSGYLHQGIGYLGDSQMHAWAESFVPGAGWVGFDPTNNLLAAENHIKVGHGKDYADCPPLKGVVYTAGGNTTSYTVEVIADQEGMRQVQNGDGSMQQEMGTMVQKMEFRDLFQKNDLPDQ